A region of Elusimicrobiota bacterium DNA encodes the following proteins:
- the mutS gene encoding DNA mismatch repair protein MutS has protein sequence MTDPSPASGTPVMRQYRALKDKNPDALLFFRLGDFYELFDEDARRAAPILELVLTQRQGIPMCGLPHHALPSYLGKLLKQGLRVAIAEQMEDPATAKGMVTRDVVRVVTPGTVLEEELLSAKENNFLAAVWPGREKGGAALAWADMSTGELRYAEFSSGEAGARRMAEELGRVAPRETLWPEGASVPPGRTVTLVPLRGFLEEGLERRAESLFGVKGLGGFGLSEGHAARGVIAALLAYVEKNQPAVLRALRPPRRYNGAESMTLDEGAIRRLDLLPESGGRSGAAPASLWEILDHSATAMGGRRLKSWLLRPLMDRGAIRTRQDRVEFFVQAQRERRDLRELLKETADLERILSRLTAGTATGRDLGALRRTLRRAPGAAKILSASAPLAGAHPLAGLAEGFHTPAELTDLLERALAEDPPVRLSEGGVIRDGHSAALDELRGLASRGRGWISTLEAEERQRTGIGSLKVGFTSVFGYFLEVSKANLGKVPPEWIRKQTLVNAERFVTPELKVQEDKILGADDKARALERELLAELRDRVLAHRDDLFRLAEALGEADALASLAEAAERGRWVRPEITEDDVLAIEKSRHPVVERVLEARGGGAFVPNDLFLDGDQRLLLVTGPNMGGKSTFLRQAALGAVLAQMGSFVPAERARMGLVDRVFTRIGAGDDLAGGASTFLVEMREVAEILLNATPRSLVILDEVGRGTSTYDGLAVAWAMAEHLAGTAERPGPKVLFATHYFELTELARRWPRVKNFHAAVREWTHADGRNELVFLHQILPGPADRSYGVHVAQMAGLPPKVVARAKELLKTFEAGKRPVEKADPPAQRDLFASHPALEALRALDPNQLTPMGALQALDEIKNKLSL, from the coding sequence GTGACTGACCCCTCCCCCGCTTCCGGCACGCCGGTGATGCGGCAATACCGGGCCCTCAAAGACAAGAATCCGGACGCTCTTCTCTTTTTCCGCTTGGGCGATTTCTATGAGCTTTTCGATGAGGACGCCCGGCGGGCCGCGCCGATCTTGGAACTGGTGCTGACCCAGCGGCAGGGGATCCCCATGTGCGGGCTTCCCCACCACGCGTTGCCGAGCTATTTGGGCAAACTGCTCAAACAGGGCCTCCGGGTGGCCATTGCCGAACAAATGGAAGACCCTGCCACGGCCAAAGGCATGGTGACGAGGGATGTGGTCCGCGTGGTCACCCCCGGGACGGTGTTGGAGGAAGAACTTCTGTCGGCCAAGGAAAACAATTTCCTGGCGGCTGTGTGGCCCGGCCGCGAGAAGGGCGGAGCGGCGTTGGCCTGGGCGGATATGTCCACGGGAGAACTTCGCTACGCGGAGTTCTCTTCGGGCGAAGCGGGCGCGCGGCGGATGGCGGAGGAATTGGGGCGGGTGGCCCCGCGGGAAACGCTTTGGCCCGAAGGGGCCTCCGTCCCGCCGGGACGGACGGTGACCCTGGTTCCCTTGCGCGGGTTTTTAGAAGAGGGATTGGAGCGACGGGCGGAAAGCCTTTTCGGCGTCAAAGGATTGGGCGGGTTCGGCCTTTCCGAAGGGCATGCGGCGCGGGGGGTGATCGCGGCGCTGTTGGCCTACGTGGAAAAAAACCAACCCGCGGTCCTTCGGGCTCTCCGGCCTCCGCGCCGGTACAACGGAGCGGAGTCCATGACGCTGGACGAAGGCGCCATCCGGCGACTGGACCTTCTCCCGGAATCCGGGGGGCGAAGCGGGGCCGCCCCCGCGAGCCTCTGGGAAATTTTGGACCATTCGGCCACGGCCATGGGGGGGCGCCGCCTCAAATCCTGGCTCCTCCGCCCCTTGATGGACCGGGGGGCCATCCGGACCCGGCAGGACCGGGTGGAGTTTTTCGTTCAGGCTCAACGGGAGCGTCGGGACCTGCGTGAACTTTTAAAGGAAACGGCCGACCTGGAGCGGATCCTTTCCCGCTTGACGGCCGGGACCGCCACGGGGCGGGACCTGGGTGCCCTTCGGCGGACCCTCCGTCGGGCGCCGGGCGCCGCGAAGATTTTAAGCGCGTCGGCCCCCCTGGCGGGGGCGCACCCTTTGGCCGGGCTCGCTGAGGGGTTCCACACCCCGGCGGAACTGACGGACCTCCTGGAACGGGCCCTGGCGGAGGATCCCCCGGTTCGACTGTCGGAAGGCGGGGTGATCCGCGACGGACATTCCGCCGCGCTGGACGAACTGCGGGGCTTGGCTTCCCGGGGACGGGGCTGGATCTCCACCCTGGAGGCGGAGGAACGCCAGCGGACGGGGATCGGGTCTTTAAAAGTGGGGTTCACCTCCGTCTTCGGTTATTTTCTGGAAGTGTCCAAGGCCAACCTGGGCAAGGTCCCGCCGGAATGGATCCGCAAGCAGACCCTGGTGAACGCGGAACGCTTCGTGACGCCGGAACTTAAGGTTCAGGAAGATAAGATTTTGGGCGCCGACGACAAAGCCCGCGCCCTGGAACGGGAACTGTTGGCGGAACTTCGGGACCGGGTGCTGGCTCATCGGGACGACCTCTTCCGTTTGGCGGAGGCCCTGGGCGAGGCCGACGCCTTAGCGTCCTTGGCGGAAGCCGCCGAGCGCGGGCGCTGGGTGCGCCCGGAGATCACCGAAGACGACGTTCTGGCCATTGAGAAATCCCGTCATCCGGTGGTGGAGCGGGTTTTGGAAGCGCGGGGCGGGGGGGCCTTCGTCCCCAACGACTTATTTCTGGACGGGGACCAACGCCTGCTCCTGGTGACCGGGCCGAACATGGGGGGAAAGTCCACCTTTCTTCGGCAGGCGGCCTTGGGCGCGGTGCTGGCCCAGATGGGGTCTTTTGTTCCCGCCGAACGGGCGCGGATGGGGTTGGTGGACCGCGTGTTCACCCGGATCGGGGCGGGGGACGATTTGGCGGGAGGGGCGTCGACGTTTTTAGTCGAAATGCGGGAAGTGGCGGAAATCTTGTTGAACGCGACCCCCCGGAGCCTGGTCATTTTGGACGAAGTGGGCCGCGGCACGTCCACCTACGACGGGCTCGCGGTGGCCTGGGCCATGGCGGAACATTTGGCGGGAACGGCCGAACGGCCGGGCCCCAAGGTTCTTTTCGCCACGCACTATTTTGAACTGACGGAACTGGCCCGGCGTTGGCCCCGGGTCAAAAACTTTCACGCCGCCGTGCGGGAATGGACCCACGCCGACGGGCGGAACGAACTGGTGTTCCTCCATCAAATCCTGCCGGGCCCGGCGGATCGATCCTACGGCGTGCACGTGGCGCAGATGGCCGGGCTTCCGCCCAAGGTGGTGGCTCGTGCGAAGGAACTCCTGAAAACCTTCGAGGCGGGAAAACGCCCCGTTGAGAAGGCCGACCCCCCGGCCCAACGGGATCTTTTCGCCAGCCATCCCGCCCTGGAGGCGCTTCGCGCCTTGGATCCCAACCAGCTGACCCCCATGGGCGCCCTGCAGGCCTTGGACGAGATTAAAAATAAGCTCTCCCTTTGA
- a CDS encoding lytic transglycosylase domain-containing protein, with translation MEHRSPLFRAKRISRRRRWWLLALALIFLVPVFIPSPVFWRITRPFVHKDLIDRYAVKAGFSPLFVLALVRVESGFSASARSHRGAVGLMQIMPDTATEMAGRLGLDASEISLDDPEVNIRIGIKYLEVLRLEFGPDPVALLAAYNGGPTNVRAWRRGDRLTLADIPFPETRRFVERVLSTERWLGRLRRMKRFFRD, from the coding sequence ATGGAACATCGCTCTCCGCTATTCCGCGCTAAACGGATTTCGCGGCGGCGCCGGTGGTGGCTCTTGGCGTTGGCGCTGATTTTTCTCGTGCCCGTTTTTATCCCGTCCCCCGTTTTTTGGCGGATCACTCGTCCCTTCGTCCACAAAGACTTGATTGATCGATACGCGGTCAAGGCGGGGTTCTCCCCGTTGTTCGTGTTGGCGCTGGTGCGGGTGGAATCGGGGTTTTCCGCTTCCGCCCGGTCCCACCGCGGGGCGGTGGGTTTAATGCAAATCATGCCCGACACTGCCACGGAGATGGCGGGACGCCTGGGCCTGGACGCTTCGGAAATCTCGCTGGACGATCCGGAAGTCAATATCCGAATCGGAATCAAGTATCTTGAAGTGCTCCGGCTGGAATTCGGGCCCGATCCGGTGGCCCTCCTGGCGGCCTACAACGGGGGGCCCACCAACGTGCGAGCCTGGCGGCGCGGGGATCGATTGACCCTGGCGGACATCCCTTTTCCCGAAACGCGGCGGTTCGTTGAACGGGTTTTGTCAACGGAACGTTGGCTCGGGCGGTTGCGACGCATGAAGAGGTTTTTCCGTGACTGA
- a CDS encoding MiaB/RimO family radical SAM methylthiotransferase, which produces MNVGDSLEMGRRLRARGYRATKDLARADIVLVNSCTVRDHAENKALSFLGRLADWKDAAPGRRLIFAGCAAERLKGRLAHRFPQVDAVVGAKSIADFDRLIESLLPPPVFDGEKEWADAWGWAPGLGPTGLPGEGVTAFVTIMRGCNYACTYCVVPSVRGREFYRPAASVLAEARERAALGQREILLLGQTVNSYRPAGNNPGLDGREVRDFADLLQAVDALPGVARVRFMSPHPFHVDERFADAFGRAARVSPHLHLPVQSGSDAVLSRMRRNYTRGDFFRKVEMLRRKVSGLAVTTDFIVGFPGETEEDFQATLRLGREADLDGAYSFKYSARPGTVSAAGPDDVPEKVKEERLAMLLEETDARSRKKLAALAGQVQEILVEAVRPADGGFELEGRTAHCRKMFVRSDGNPAVGDLVRAQVDRADGKTLYGTSLSAIPR; this is translated from the coding sequence ATGAACGTCGGGGATAGCCTGGAAATGGGGCGCCGGCTTCGGGCCCGCGGCTACCGCGCCACGAAGGACCTGGCGCGGGCGGACATTGTCTTGGTCAACAGTTGCACGGTCCGGGACCACGCGGAAAACAAGGCCCTGTCTTTTCTGGGGCGGCTCGCCGATTGGAAAGACGCGGCGCCCGGACGACGGCTCATTTTCGCGGGGTGCGCGGCCGAGCGATTGAAGGGCCGACTGGCCCATCGGTTCCCCCAAGTCGACGCGGTGGTGGGGGCTAAATCCATTGCGGACTTCGACCGGCTGATCGAGTCCCTTCTGCCTCCTCCTGTTTTTGATGGGGAGAAAGAATGGGCGGACGCCTGGGGTTGGGCGCCGGGGCTCGGCCCCACGGGCCTCCCGGGGGAAGGCGTGACGGCTTTTGTGACGATCATGCGGGGTTGCAATTACGCCTGCACCTACTGCGTGGTCCCTTCCGTGCGCGGGCGGGAATTTTACCGGCCCGCGGCTAGCGTCCTGGCGGAAGCGAGGGAACGCGCGGCCCTGGGGCAACGGGAAATTTTACTGCTTGGCCAAACGGTCAATTCCTACCGTCCCGCCGGGAACAACCCGGGGTTGGACGGGCGGGAGGTTCGGGATTTCGCCGACTTGTTGCAAGCGGTGGACGCCCTGCCGGGGGTCGCCCGCGTCCGGTTCATGAGCCCCCACCCCTTCCATGTGGACGAACGGTTCGCCGACGCTTTTGGACGGGCGGCCCGGGTGTCTCCCCATCTCCACCTCCCCGTGCAATCGGGGTCGGACGCGGTCCTTTCTCGCATGCGGCGAAACTATACCCGGGGGGATTTCTTTCGAAAGGTGGAAATGCTCCGGCGAAAGGTGTCGGGGTTGGCGGTGACGACGGATTTCATCGTGGGGTTCCCGGGAGAAACGGAAGAGGACTTTCAGGCCACCCTTCGGTTGGGCCGGGAGGCGGACTTGGATGGGGCCTATTCATTCAAATATTCGGCGCGGCCCGGAACGGTTTCGGCAGCGGGGCCGGACGATGTGCCGGAAAAAGTGAAGGAGGAACGCTTGGCGATGCTGTTGGAAGAAACCGACGCGCGGTCGCGGAAAAAATTAGCCGCCTTGGCCGGGCAGGTTCAGGAAATTTTGGTGGAAGCCGTCCGTCCGGCCGACGGCGGTTTTGAACTGGAGGGGCGGACGGCGCACTGTCGGAAGATGTTCGTCCGTTCGGACGGGAACCCCGCCGTGGGGGACCTGGTGCGCGCCCAGGTGGATCGGGCCGACGGCAAGACCCTTTATGGAACATCGCTCTCCGCTATTCCGCGCTAA
- a CDS encoding thiolase family protein has translation MKPTAKKVVICGGVRTPIGHLGKSLAGFMPEDLMEVALRAVMQRTSLYPHAVDGVLVGWVGQGSHAPNIARVSALKAGLPEKVQAYTIQQNCISSLETVASAYRHIIMGEGDLYLAGGTESMSNFPYAIRGHRDHKMLRSLETVKANWAGLWDDPEVAITDTTEEGLNDPICKINMAATAEVCAQMYSISREAQDRYAFESYKKGLEAEKRGFYDSHVTPVLKDGQKVLDRDEYPFLRESLVEKPRMLEKAPTIFDGPSYGIKKFYQDNAPYILGKSYEEGKTKGTVSLFNACSRSDGAAVVIVTSEERAKDLDLEILAEVTSWGFWGSSPAYMGISPVFAASVALERAGIHFSDLDHVELHEAFAATCLSIFRVGKEKYRQNWDAAKEKGIVNPNGGTLALGHPLAATGVRLLLNLIYAMKEDPNSRLGMAAACASGGLGGAMILRRFGA, from the coding sequence ATGAAACCGACGGCGAAGAAAGTGGTGATCTGCGGCGGCGTTCGAACGCCCATCGGTCACCTGGGGAAAAGCCTCGCCGGGTTTATGCCTGAAGATCTCATGGAGGTGGCCCTGCGGGCGGTGATGCAGAGGACCTCCCTCTATCCCCACGCCGTGGACGGCGTTTTGGTGGGCTGGGTCGGCCAGGGATCCCACGCGCCGAACATCGCCCGCGTCTCCGCCCTCAAGGCCGGCCTGCCGGAAAAGGTTCAGGCCTACACCATCCAACAAAACTGCATCTCCAGTTTGGAAACCGTCGCCAGCGCCTATCGCCACATCATCATGGGGGAAGGCGACCTCTATTTGGCCGGCGGAACGGAATCCATGTCGAATTTCCCCTACGCCATCCGCGGCCACCGGGACCACAAAATGCTCCGTTCCTTGGAGACCGTCAAGGCCAACTGGGCGGGCCTTTGGGACGATCCCGAGGTCGCCATCACCGACACCACCGAGGAAGGGCTCAACGATCCCATTTGCAAAATCAACATGGCCGCCACCGCTGAAGTCTGCGCCCAGATGTATTCCATTTCTCGCGAAGCCCAGGACCGCTACGCCTTCGAAAGCTACAAAAAAGGCCTGGAAGCCGAAAAGCGGGGTTTTTATGACTCCCATGTGACTCCGGTGCTGAAAGACGGCCAAAAAGTTTTGGATCGGGACGAATACCCTTTCCTGCGCGAAAGTTTGGTGGAAAAACCGAGGATGCTGGAAAAAGCACCCACCATTTTTGACGGTCCCTCCTACGGAATCAAAAAATTTTACCAGGACAACGCCCCATACATTCTGGGAAAATCCTATGAGGAAGGAAAAACCAAGGGGACGGTGAGCCTCTTTAACGCCTGTTCGCGCTCCGACGGAGCCGCCGTGGTCATCGTCACCTCGGAGGAACGGGCGAAAGATTTGGATTTGGAAATTCTCGCCGAAGTGACGTCCTGGGGGTTTTGGGGGTCGAGCCCCGCCTACATGGGTATCTCGCCGGTTTTCGCCGCCAGCGTGGCCCTGGAACGGGCCGGGATTCACTTCTCCGACCTGGACCACGTGGAACTGCACGAAGCCTTCGCCGCCACCTGCCTCTCGATCTTCCGCGTCGGCAAGGAGAAATACCGCCAGAACTGGGACGCCGCCAAAGAAAAAGGAATCGTCAACCCCAACGGCGGCACCCTGGCCCTGGGCCACCCGCTGGCCGCCACGGGGGTCCGCCTGCTCTTGAACTTAATCTACGCCATGAAGGAAGACCCAAACTCCCGCCTGGGAATGGCCGCCGCTTGCGCCTCCGGCGGCCTGGGCGGAGCCATGATCCTAAGACGATTTGGGGCCTAG